GTTCATCGGCACGTTCATCATCCTTGTTTCTGCCGGAGTTGTGTGACATGACCGAGTATGAAGTCCGCCCTGCTTTGGAATCTGAATCAGCCCGGATCAAAGACTTGATTCACCTGGTGGGAATCAACCCGATGGGCTTGGACTGGAGGCGTTTTCTCGTTGCGGTGGATGGCTCGGGACGCGTGATCGGCTGCGGCCAGGTCAAGCCGCACGGGCAGGACGTCCTCGAACTTGCTTCGATAGCGGTCCCGCCGGAATTCCGCGGAAAGGGTATTGCGCGCAAGATCATCGAAATGCTTCTGGATCGATACCCGCGGCCGTTGTATTTGATGTGCATCGAACACAACGGGCCGA
This portion of the Anaerolineales bacterium genome encodes:
- a CDS encoding GNAT family N-acetyltransferase, whose translation is MTEYEVRPALESESARIKDLIHLVGINPMGLDWRRFLVAVDGSGRVIGCGQVKPHGQDVLELASIAVPPEFRGKGIARKIIEMLLDRYPRPLYLMCIEHNGPMYEKFGFRAIDYGEMPKYFRRMKNLFDAAKLVHKVDEGLLIMKLE